Genomic segment of Truepera radiovictrix DSM 17093:
CGTTGGCCGCCGTCTCGGCACTGAGGGCCCGGGAGGACGTGCTCTACGCGCACCCCAACTACCTGGTAGAGGCGTTCGCCGAACCCAACGACCCGCTCTACGCCGGTCAGTGGCACTACCGCGCGATCAACCTGCCCGAGGCGTGGGCGATCACCACGGGGGGGCCGGTGACCGTCGCCGTGCTCGACACGGGCGTCGCGACGGGGCACCCCGACCTCGCCAGCAAGCTGCTCCCCGGTTACAGCTTCGTGACGGTCGAGGGGCGCGGCGCCGACGCGACCGACCCCGGGGGGGGCTCGAGCTACCACGGCACGCACGTCGCGGGTACCGTGGCGGCAGCGACCGACAACGGCGTCGGCGTCGCCGGGGTGAGTTGGGGCGCGCGCCTGCTGCCGGTGCGGGTCCTCGGGCAGAGCGGCGGCAACCTCGCCGACGCCATCGACGGCATCTACTGGAGCGTGGGTCTGCCGGTTCCCGACGTCCCCGACAACCCCAACCCCGCCCGCGTCCTTAACCTGAGCCTCGGCGGCCCCTTTCTCTGCAGCGAGGTGCCCGCCCTGCAAGAGGCGTTCGACCGCGCGGTCGCGACCGGCGCGACGGTCGTCGTGGCGGCGGGGAACGACAACACCGACGCGAGCGGGGTGACCCCGGCGAGCTGCGGCAACGTCATCACGGTCGGGGCGACGGACGCCCGCGGGGTGCGCGCGGGGTACTCGAACTTCGGCGCGCGCATCGACGTGATGGCGCCGGGGGGCGACCTCGGCCGCGACGACACCGGTGACGGCGAGCCCGACGGCGTCCTGAGCACGCTGCGCGATCCCGCAAGCGGCCAGGACACCTACGGCTACCTCGACGGCACCTCGATGGCGGCGCCCCACGTCGCGGGGCTCGTCGCGTTGATGAAAACCCTCCGCCCGGGGCTGACGGGGCCGCAGGTGCGCGACCTCTTGGCCCGCACCGCGACGCCGATCTCCGGCTGCAGCGTCGGCTGCGGCGCTGGGCTTATCGATGCGGCGGCCGCGCTAAGGGCGCTCCAGGCGCCGGCTGCGCCCAACTTCGCGCTCGGCTTGAGCCCCGCGACGCTCTCCCTCACGGCGGGGGAGAGCGCCGACGTGGAGGTGAGCATCAGCCGTGCGAACTTTGACGGCGAGGTCGCCCTGAGCGTCCAGGGGGTGCCGAGCGGCCTCAGCGCGACCTTCTCGCCGCAGAGCACGGCGGGCGGGAGCAGCACCCTGACGCTGAGCGCCGACGCCGAGCTCTCGGGCACCTTTGAGCTCACCGTGCAGGCCGTCGGCGGCGGGCTCACCCGCACGGCTACCTTGAGCGTCTTTGTCGAACGCCCGGACGCCCCCCCCGTGACGCCGACACCGACCGTTGACGTGCAGGGCACCTACGTCTTCGCCTGCCCCGTCGTGGTCGCGGAGGCGGACGTCTGTGACGTCGCCGCGCTGCCTTCGGTGCAGATCGCGGAGAGCGGGACGAGCGCCAGCTACACCATCCCCGATGTGCCGCCGGGGAGCTA
This window contains:
- a CDS encoding S8 family serine peptidase, with the protein product MNVHKFAPEGRRAAPLHALRGGARGLAALLALLLLTACGTREDAPTGALRLDIFGLPAGQAAAVQVAGPGGFARTLTQSQTITNLAPGSYTVSAQSVAGYAPQVSGSPAQVRANATAQVSVTYRAAPGPGPGPAPGPGGDISGTVSVVGTVPVGAGASATAPFVPGEVIVKFREALTAQGTLQAAGRSLAPVRPVGGEGAQLYRVAAAELGTASAAREATLAAVSALRAREDVLYAHPNYLVEAFAEPNDPLYAGQWHYRAINLPEAWAITTGGPVTVAVLDTGVATGHPDLASKLLPGYSFVTVEGRGADATDPGGGSSYHGTHVAGTVAAATDNGVGVAGVSWGARLLPVRVLGQSGGNLADAIDGIYWSVGLPVPDVPDNPNPARVLNLSLGGPFLCSEVPALQEAFDRAVATGATVVVAAGNDNTDASGVTPASCGNVITVGATDARGVRAGYSNFGARIDVMAPGGDLGRDDTGDGEPDGVLSTLRDPASGQDTYGYLDGTSMAAPHVAGLVALMKTLRPGLTGPQVRDLLARTATPISGCSVGCGAGLIDAAAALRALQAPAAPNFALGLSPATLSLTAGESADVEVSISRANFDGEVALSVQGVPSGLSATFSPQSTAGGSSTLTLSADAELSGTFELTVQAVGGGLTRTATLSVFVERPDAPPVTPTPTVDVQGTYVFACPVVVAEADVCDVAALPSVQIAESGTSASYTIPDVPPGSYYVFAWNDLNGNGQLDVGEPVGVHVQGDQAVTVVPPVTGVDITMVPAVGTQAGGVRLRHGAE